One genomic segment of Parus major isolate Abel chromosome 10, Parus_major1.1, whole genome shotgun sequence includes these proteins:
- the SELENOS gene encoding selenoprotein S — MEPGGDGPAPGPALGRGGLEALQHTAGSVLSSYGWYMLLAVVAVYLLVQKVSRSLAARSSGRHGAAEAAEEPDAVVRRQEALAAARLRMQEELNAQAERYKEKQRQLEEERRRQKIAMWESMQEGKSYKGNLKLNQQEVESGASASAVPKSKPNKKPLRGGGYNPLSGEGGGTCSWRPGRRGPSAGG; from the exons ATGGAGCCCGGGGGTGACGGTCCCGCGCCGGGGCCGGCGCTGGGCCGGGGCGGCCTGGAGGCCCTGCAGCACACGG CGGGCTCGGTGCTGTCGAGCTATGGCTGGTACATGCTCCTGGCCGTCGTCGCCGTGTATCTCCTCGTGCAGAAGGTGTCCCGCAGCCTGGCGGCGCGGTCGAGCGGCCGGCACGGAGCAGCTGAGGCGGCCGAGG AACCTGATGCAGTGGTGAGAAGGCAGGAAGCTTTGGCAGCAGCTCGCCTCAGGATGCAAGAGGAATTGAATGCACAAGCAGAAAGAtacaaggaaaagcaaagacag ctggaggaggagaggcgAAGGCAGAAGATCGCAATGTGGGAGAGtatgcaagaaggaaaaagctaCAAAGGAAACCTGAAACTGAATCAG CAAGAAGTAGAATCTGGTGCCTCTGCCTCAGCAGTCCCAAAatctaaaccaaacaaaaagccttTGAGAGGAGGTG GCTATAACCCACTgtctggagaaggaggagggacGTGCTCCTGGAGACCCGGCCGGCGGGGCCCGTCAGCAGGTGGATGA
- the SNRPA1 gene encoding U2 small nuclear ribonucleoprotein A' yields the protein MVKLTAELIEQAAQYTNAVRDRELDLRGYKIPVIENLGATLDQFDAIDFSDNEIRKLDGFPLLRRLKTLLMNNNRICRIGENLEQALPSLTELILTNNNIAELGELDPLATIKSLTYLSVLRNPVTNKKHYRLYLIHKVPQVRVLDFQKVKLKERQEAEKMFKGKRGAQLAKDIARRAKTFNPGAGLPTDKKKTGPSPGDVEAIKTAIANASTLAEVERLKGLLQAGQIPGRERKSGPSEDGEEEMEEDTVPNGS from the exons ATGGTGAAGCTCACGGCGGAGCTGATCGAGCAGGCGGCACAGTACACCAACGCCGTCCGCGACCGGGAGCTCGACCTGCGCG GCTATAAAATCCCTGTTATTGAGAACTTGGGTGCCACTCTAGACCAGTTTGATGCCATTGATTTCTCTGACAATGAGATCCGCAAACTGGACGGATTCCCTTTGCTGCGGAGGCTGAAAACTCTCCTCATGAATAACAACAGGATTTG TCGGATTGGTGAGAACCTGGAAcaggctctgcccagcctcACAGAGCTCATTCTTACCAACAACAACATTGCTGAACTG GGTGAACTGGATCCATTGGCAACTATTAAATCATTGACTTACCTGAG cGTTCTAAGGAATCCTGTAACAAATAAGAAACATTACAGATTATATCTAATTCATAAAGTTCCCCAGGTCAGAGTGCTGGATTTTCAAAAAGTGAAGCTCAAA GAGCGacaggaggcagagaaaatgtTCAAGGGCAAACGGGGTGCACAGCTTGCAAAGGATATTGCCAGGAGAGCAAAAAC CTTCAATCCAGGAGCTGGTCTGCcaacagacaaaaagaaaactgggCCCTCCCCAGGGGATGTGGAGGCAATTAAG ACTGCCATAGCAAATGCCTCGACCTTGGCGGAGGTGGAGCGGCTGAAGGGAttgctgcaggcaggacagaTCCCCGGCAGGGAGCGGAAATCAG GCCCATCGGAGGACGGCgaagaagaaatggaagaggACACAGTGCCAAACGGATCGTAG